The genomic stretch TCACCCACTTCCTTTAATGTCATATCCCTATCCCTCTCTTTTAAAGATGTTGATATTAATTTcacaaggaaaaataacatttgtgaTAACTCCAAGGAATCTCTGCCACTTACAGTACACTCACCACGTACTTTCTTAGACCATTTGCCTTCCTTACCCAGCTCTGACCACCCACCTCTTTAGTGGACACTCTCTGACCCCGTCTCCTGtctgatcagaaaaaaaaaaaaaaaaaaaaatcaaatcccaCTGCAGCAGTGAGTGAAGTAAAAGGGATTTGAGCCTGCTTCAAGAGAAAGCCACACTTTTGGACTCTGTTTGCCACTTACTTCTTCTCCAGGAAGCTTCCGTtccagcaggcagctgaggaCAGTATCTGAACAACATTACTGTTTGCAGCAggaatacaaaagaaaacagaggtagAGGTTATGAACAGATGTCCCAGTAAATCTCTTCAGCTCTCTTCTTTCTATGGGAAACAGTGTCAGGATCACCCCTTCGGAGGCATAGAGGGTAAGCTGTTCATTCACAATCATGTAACACCCCTCTTTGAAAGGAGGGATGTTAGCAGCACCTCCTTTCCACCTAGTCTGCCTTTCTTGCAGCAGGCACGCAGGGGAAGGAATTTAATCAGTCTGTTCACaagttcttgctgctttttattaacTCTAAGCACACAATGAAGGtcagttttaaaaatccatttcccACCCACCATTTGCAGTGTTCTGAGGCAGCCTCAAACTCCTCTGGTTTTGCTCGGAGGCTCTAATCTGGCAGCCTTGTGCCTGGCAACTGTCCTCCCCTTGGATATGAGCAAGAACCACACTTGAAAAGGCTGCTAAATTTCAAGTGAAAGCATGGCACGGAAGCCAACAAAatgatttaaataaaactttcaaCAAAAGGCTTGTCCAGTGCCACAATACCTACTTGACAGAATTAGAACTGTTCTTTTCTAAAAGCTTTTGCCTCCAGACATCTATAGTTTCATCATTTATTAAACAGGTGTAACGCTTTTCATTTATGGTCCGGAAATCATCAGCAGGCAAGGAATTCTGTGAGAAGATACAGATTTCAGCAAAGACAAGGCTTGTAAAACAATTTCTTCTTATTCATAATCTGTTTTCTATACATAATTGATAGCTTCCTTAGTGTGGTCTCTGAACGGGTTTGGTTAGGAAGCTGTGGCATTACTAAGAAGTCCAGAAGGAAAGGTATGGAAAAAACACAAGATCATCATCAAATacactgttaaaaagaaaagaaaaaaccaggaTATAATTTCCTTGCCCTTTTAAATACCGCCACATATAACTACAGGCTTAGTACATTTATTCTAGACCTATTTCCATGTCTCAAGTGTATGTCAAACACTTCTTGAAAgaagacagaagcagaaaaaccaATTCAGTGTTCAGCCCTCCATCCCATGTATCTTGACAAGACCCTAGTGTATGTGGTCCATGGCCCTATATGCAGACCTTGGTGTCTCAGGAAGTAAACAGCCCCTTGGTTCCAATCTGCAAGAGAGACTGGACTGCCCTCCCTGCTGATCAAACTGAAATCAGTGTCTTCCTGACATGCCTCTGAAGGCATGCAGCTTTCAGCCACTCCTAAAAGGTTGTAAATCCTTGTAACAACTGTCATATTGGTAAGGCTTGTAAGGCAGAATGGACTCCAAAGTAACACTTCATTTTTGGGAGATATTACCAAAACAAAATACGCATTGTGAAGGCTGGGACAGGGGAGCAGACTTGAGAAGATACTTCATTTGTTTTACCTCATATTTGGAGCAAAGCACAAATGTTTGGTCTCCTCCAGAGAAGATATGTTTAACAATGTGATATTTGCAGGCATCTGTTGAAGAAACACACACAGTTGTGTTGGAAGTTGATTAATGCAAGATCCTACTGTGCCTTTTCCCCCCACATTTGCACTGTCAGTGTCTCAGGCTTTACACTACAAGGAGCACCTGGGTCCCTTGAAGGCCAGGCTGAAATCATTTGGAACTCAAACACTGTAGCACTTTCTTGAGGTACACAGGGcctggcaggaaagaaaagttgTAACTTTTAAACTGCAATGAGGGTTTTAAAGGGAAACCAAAGTCCTCAGAAATCAGTATTAGTACAATTTCATGAAGGCTCAAGGTCACCAAATGTTGAGCTCTgccatgaaaaaagaaagggagagggcATACATTAACAGAGACAGCAAGAGGTGACACAGTAATTTCCATAGTGCATTTGGGACAGGAGCATGGATTTCTTTCCCAAGAACTTTCACAGAACAATGTCACTATGTCTTTAGACAGACATGGgtgaaatgaaattatgtcTATTTGTGACTCCAAATCACACATAGTACGTACCAGGTTTCCCTGAGAGTTGACCATTGTGAGCTGCCCAGTGACCCTTGACAGGAGAGGGACACTTAACATTGCAAGTGTGCCCTGTTCCCAGCTGGCCTCTTGTTCCACAGCCAAATGCATAGATCATTCCTGAAGAAGGCACAAAGGCTAAAGTGTGATGTCTGTAATAGAGAAGGGTACAAAGTTTGGGCCTTGTTTaacaattaaaaggaaaaaaaaaacaccaaacccaaaatacaCAAAAACCAACCGCACAGCCTAATTTTTTCTCAGTTCCCCTAGGCCAGAAGCTGGTGCAAAGCAGCATCTTCACACTAGCACCAATACTCAGTTTTTGCCACCTGATGGCACCAGTTTACGGGACGGAGCTCTTTAGCTGGAAGTGACAAAGAGCAGTGCGTGCCAGCATAGGGCTGATGGAATTAGCTCAGTCATTTGCTAAGCTTGTACATATCAAAAGGCAGCAACACAGCACCAGTGTTATTAGCTCTCTTTTCATGAAAGAGTTGGAAACTTGTGACCAGAGGGGCTGCTGCTCTAAAGCCCTGCTGAATTATTAAGATGGAAAGGTATCTTTTACCAGGTTACAGCTCTAGGGAATAACCCCAAATGAAAAACAACCTCCTTTACAGGACCTTAAAATTCTCatgggaaataaaatttaaactaaCTTAGCTTTGGCACATAGGATGCAGAAGCAAGACTATTCCCCCTATTTACAAAGCTCCGTGTCAGCATTAACCTCCACTAAAGAGAATTCCTGACTGCACACAGGACTCACCTGCCACAAGCAATCTGGGATACTTCACTGCCCATTAGCTCAAGAACTCTTCGGGGGTTCACTTCATCATTCATGGAGTCATGTCCCAGTTGCCCACAGGAACCTGCACCGAACGTGAACACCCCTCCACTCTGTTAGCAAACCAAACAGCATATTCTCCATTTAGGGACCCATAACCCAGCAGTATCTCTCTGACTCCAGTTCCAGTACAAGCCCAAGCTTAGGCAGAGATTGTTCAGGATTTCCAAAGGATTCAGAAAGAAACTTGGGCTCTGCTAACACAGCTTCCAAATAGCTACCTTGCCACCCATCAGAGATtgacagaattattttcagGTATGTCTAACACTAGCCTAGCTTCCCTGAACCATCACCAGACAAGTCTGAAATCCCAGCAGGTTTAAACACAGCTGACTAGCACCCATTTCCACAGTACTTCACACCCGTCTCTGTCAGCTGGTGATCAAAAGGACTgtgaccttttttctttaaaaaggagcTTTTACATAACTAATCTTCTACAGTGTTTTTCCCACAGGAATCCCAATGTCAGctgttttaattcattttacagTGGAGAACACTGAGGtgccaaaaaaggaagcaaCACCTAGGCAGCAGCAGACACAAGGCAAGAACTGAGCATTGATCTACCAAATCCTAGACCTGTCCTCTGTCCACTAAGCTATACACCACTTAAAAACAGcaggtttggaactgaaaaccTCTTGTAAATGCTGTGAGGGACCGCTAATGTTTCATTTGGACAGCCATTCATTTTGGCTTGCATGTTATTCTGAGGCACAATACCACTTACTTTTCATCTTCCAACAAAATGCTATTTCCATCCCTTTGGACGTATGTTCGTTAATTTTTCTACTCAAAGCTCATTTTTTTAGTGATTCACCTGAGTTCTACTATTCATTACCATGGATTACTTCAAAACCAGCAACGGATCATGTCAGCAATGAATCTCAGAATAAATTATAAGACTATAGTTTCTTTTACTGGAGTCAGATGGAATATGGTAAGGCAATCTGTTCTTTTCTACCATTACCCAGGAAACTAATGTGAAACCATCAGGcaggcaaatagcagccagGGTTCCGAGGTTAGCATCTTTACCTTTGTCAGAACTGCTGTGTGTTCTTCACCACAGCTGATGTAAACAACCTTCTGAGACCGCAGCAGCTTCACATGACAAGGGGATTCTCGGTCTGCAttgaagaaggagaaaataaaggagCTGTTTCATAAACACAAACCTAAATGTCCAAGAAAACCACTGGTAGTTTGATTTTCAGATGTGGTCTACATGCACAATGGAAGCTTTAACAACTGTGGGGAAAAACCCCACGTCCTTGTGTACTTCactgctgctttcctcctccaATTCTTAAGAGATCTCTCCTGGCTCAAGGAAAGTTGTCCAGCGCAAGAATGCAAATACTGCAAATGTTGTATAAACTCAATGTCCACTTGCAGTCTGGGAGGTATGATGAGTGCAGCCTAGCTACACCCACCTTCAGCCTCATGCTCCATTCCAGACTCCTCACTGATGACTGTGAACATTTGTTTCCAAAACCCTGCTTAGACCTTTCTGTACAGAACAATCCTGACACGTGGGAGACACCAGTGCAACACACGACAAGCTGAATCCCAAGGTGTATTTAAATGCCTAGCCTTCCTTCTGTTGTCATCCTTTAAGAAGATCCTCCTACTTGCAAAGGCTAATCTCTGTCAACCGTTAAATGatgcttttctccttcactCTGACATTTTAATCATTCTCCTGAGGATTAATACACTAAGCAAGATTACAAGTTTTactgatgtaaaaataaaagctaagtATTTCAAGGAGCAGTAGGCACCCCAGAACAGTTAGACATTAAGGGGAGCAGCTGCTTACTTCataccaacaaaaaaaaaaaatcaggttccTACCTATAGAAGTTGTCTATTTTTTAAGATTCTCACCCAAGGATTTAacagatgctttttttctgagtagTGAAAGGAAAATGGTCACATTTTCATGGACTCAGAAATAAGAGCAGAtctaatttacttttttctgtattttagcactctgatttttattttgacaggAATGACACTTTTTACCTCTACAGCATAATTGTTTAAATAACAGTGCTGCAGACAATTCATATTTGTAGACCTTGCTGTTCATGTTCACTAAGGATAATTCACACTGTCTTACCATGATTCACTTGCCATAAATATCAAGTATTTACTACAATGTCATGTACTGAGGGTAAGCAGAGTATGATCCCTGGCCCACACAGCCCCACAAGTAGATGTCCCTTACATGCTCATCTAAGATTAGCCCCATATCAAAGCAAGCCTCTCATATATAAGCTGCAGCTTTGTTGAAATTAGAAGCATTTACCTGCCAATCTACATGGAAAGAACATGGGTGCTCTTATATAAGATCAGGTCTAGCTTACATATAGTACAAGAGACTAGACCTGGAGCATTTTTGAGAGAACACAAGATATGCAACAAGTCTTACGGTTGTGTTTCATACTCCTAGAAGtgtaaagcaaaatgaaattatgtatACAACATTTGAGCATCCTTTGATAAGCTACTGGCTATTTTTGAGTAATTGCTTTCAACACATGTTTCAGTTGATAGGGGAGGTTGTTAAAATGCATCATTCCATTATAGGTACGCAAAACGTGAGGTAACACTTCTCTTGCAACATGCAGTATTTATATGCTACTACATTATACAACCTAACATTTACAGGTGTATACACCTCATGTATCACccatgtaaaataaattatccaTGCATAGTAGGTACCATATCCACACTCAGTAACTCACCTAGATATTTAAGCGACCCAGCAACTATGCAGAAAACTATGCAGAGGTTGATTTaaaactctgaagaaaaatcCTTTGCTAGCTTTTGCAGAAAAGTTAAGAGTATGTTAATATAAAAGCAGGGGAGACACAGGCCTTTCAGACTAGTGGTAATGTCATATTCACTCTTCAGCCTCATTTATAAACCTATCTCCAAGTCTATTCATGGCTAGGCTTCACTGAACATGGCCACCTGAAAAAATTACCATTGGCCCTGTGCGTCTGGAAAACCATGCCAACGATAAACTAGACAACATTTTACAACACTGAGCTACTCTGTTGCCATCATTTTGTAGCATACAGTTGCTCACCAGTCAAAAACACCTTGGCAAACAAGGGAATGGGTTCAGCCTGCTGTTATGCATGGAGAGCCTTTGCTCCACATAAATTTCAAACAAAGTACGGACAAAGCATttttgaaagaggaagaaagaacatgAGCACTTCCCTCAATGCCTGCATGTTCACACACACATTTGAAAGATCTTTCTTTTTGACCTTCCTCACTTCCACTAACATccataaggggaaaaaagtgtttctgtcaCTACTAAGTATAAAAGCCTGTAGAGTCCATCAGAGACActtcctctgctctctcctCCCAAGGAGTTGCTGAGGTTTACATATCCACTCAGTGAAAACATACTGTCAATGCAAACAGAGATACTAGGCCAAAAAAAGTCCATCCGTCTTTCACCTAGGAGCATAATTTTAATACCTCGTTCATCACTTAGTCCCAGCTGTCCTGAGCTGTTCTTCCCCCAGCCAAACACAGCTCCTGAGAGAGAGAGGGCAAAGCTGTGGGCTCCGCCTGCAGCAACCTGAGCCAAAGGGATCCCATCAAGAGACTTGACACGTTGTGGACTGGCTTGGGAGGGACATTCTTTACCCAAGCCCAGCTGACCATAGCTGTTCTGCCCCCATGTGAAGAACTGGCCATCTGAAACAAGTAAAGAAAGGGAATGGTGAGTAAAAGCCAGtcaacagaaaagcaagtttGTCGAGATGAACCAGTGCTGGGGGCTTTGCTCCCACCCAGGCCTCATGATGCGGGGGGAGGCAGAAATCAAGCAAGACATTCTTTgtcaaaataaaagcacagtCTGAAGCCACCAGGTAAACAGATGTGCAACTAAGTGCAAACTACAGTATCAGACTGCTGTAACTTAAACAGCGTAACAAAGAATGGTTCACATATTGCATACAGAATAATAGCCAAGGATAATTTCAACATAAAAATTACACACATTTTTGTACGTGAAGATAGAAAGCTTTGAAGTGTTCTTGCTACCATTCACCAGTGAGACGGTGGGTGGCCTGTTTGTAATGTTCTCTTTCTTGACAGTATTGGCAAAGCTCTTCAATATTCATACTACCTAATGCATTTTATAGCCTCCCATTTGGCCTGAAAGCAGTAAGGGCAGGGATGTCCTTGGTTTATTATGCAGAAATCTGCAATCTTGGACACTGTCCAAAATAACAGCACAAATCTTGGtaataaataatgaatgttACAATACCTGCTGCCAAAGCCATGCAATGCCAATTTCCACAGGAAACCTGCAGTATTGTCTGTTGGTTCAGCTTCTTTACCAACCTAAAGAAGACAACACTATTTTAGAATAAGTGTCCACAAATACAGCATCACCTTAGGTCAAAATTACAATTTCCATTCAGATATTCATTCTACACATACACACCACCTATGGCTTTAAGACTGAGGAACAGTCTTGAAGGTGATGTAGAGTCATACATAATAGATGCAAACCTGTGAAGACCTTTAGACACTTGACTACTAACTCCAACTACATTTACTGCCATAACGCTGAATCCAGCCATCTAGAAATGGTGAAAATAATTGGTTCTTGGTGTCTCTCACTATCTTTTTCAGGTATCAAGATTTTTCATGTTGTCAAGGAACTAGCAGTTCTTATGAGTTACAGCACCAAAACCTCTTCAGTGTTTTGTACAGAGAACAGCATGTCAAAGGTTCAAGTTATTTCACAAAAACGTTATTTTCAAAATGGCAATATCGCATTGATATTGAGCCTGTACCTCTCTTACATTG from Phalacrocorax aristotelis chromosome 4, bGulAri2.1, whole genome shotgun sequence encodes the following:
- the HERC3 gene encoding putative E3 ubiquitin-protein ligase HERC3 isoform X4 — its product is MLCWGYSAFGQPGIGSNLQVIIPEPQVYGFIHDRNVKEVACGGNHSVFLLEDGEVYTCGLNTKGQLGHDCEGSKPEQIGALAGQHIVHVACGESYSVALSDQGQLFSWGAGSDGQLGITTIEDAVMVPRLVKKLNQQTILQVSCGNWHCMALAADGQFFTWGQNSYGQLGLGKECPSQASPQRVKSLDGIPLAQVAAGGAHSFALSLSGAVFGWGKNSSGQLGLSDERDRESPCHVKLLRSQKVVYISCGEEHTAVLTKSGGVFTFGAGSCGQLGHDSMNDEVNPRRVLELMGSEVSQIACGRHHTLAFVPSSGMIYAFGCGTRGQLGTGHTCNVKCPSPVKGHWAAHNGQLSGKPDACKYHIVKHIFSGGDQTFVLCSKYENSLPADDFRTINEKRYTCLINDETIDVWRQKLLEKNSSNSVNNVVQILSSAACWNGSFLEKKQETGSESVH